A region from the Mycobacterium heidelbergense genome encodes:
- a CDS encoding PE family protein, with product MSFVITRPELLTAAAGNLANIGVSMTAQNAVVEGPTTQLVAPAADQVSALVATQFAAHGLAYQTVAAMASQIHDAFVAAMATGGTSYAVAEATNAAAAG from the coding sequence GTGTCCTTTGTGATCACGCGACCGGAATTGTTGACCGCCGCGGCGGGCAATTTGGCTAACATCGGTGTGTCGATGACGGCGCAGAATGCGGTGGTGGAGGGTCCGACGACGCAGCTGGTGGCGCCGGCGGCTGATCAGGTGTCGGCGTTGGTGGCCACGCAGTTCGCTGCCCATGGGCTGGCGTATCAAACGGTTGCGGCGATGGCTAGCCAGATTCATGACGCATTTGTCGCCGCCATGGCCACCGGTGGGACGTCGTACGCGGTGGCCGAGGCGACAAATGCGGCTGCGGCCGGTTAG